A single region of the Rathayibacter rathayi genome encodes:
- a CDS encoding Rv3235 family protein, with amino-acid sequence MSLPLHAFDYRSLPVEPQPKDETPSTAEFFAPQPATRAQLPDPGPVLARLTLLVVEILEGSREIDQIARWLSDEVYHHLQKRVVLSARSRALRKRTGQRVPFTVGRVVITEPRDGVVEGVVLVHNRARTRAVAIRLEGTDARWRATAINVL; translated from the coding sequence ATGAGCCTTCCCCTCCACGCCTTCGACTACCGCTCCCTGCCCGTCGAGCCCCAGCCGAAGGACGAGACGCCGAGCACAGCGGAGTTCTTCGCCCCGCAGCCGGCGACCCGGGCGCAACTGCCCGATCCGGGTCCTGTGCTCGCGCGCCTCACCCTCCTGGTCGTCGAGATCCTCGAGGGCTCACGCGAGATCGACCAGATCGCCCGATGGCTGAGCGACGAGGTCTACCACCATCTGCAGAAGCGGGTCGTGCTCTCCGCCCGCTCGCGCGCCCTCCGCAAGCGGACGGGGCAGCGGGTCCCGTTCACGGTCGGCCGGGTGGTGATCACGGAGCCGCGTGACGGTGTCGTCGAGGGCGTCGTCCTAGTGCACAACCGCGCCCGAACGCGAGCGGTCGCGATCCGGCTCGAGGGCACGGATGCGCGCTGGCGGGCGACCGCGATCAACGTTCTCTGA
- the secA gene encoding preprotein translocase subunit SecA — MASVLEKVLRVGEGRVIRRLENYAKAVNALEEDFTHLSDEELKSETGELRERYSNGESLDDLLPEAFAAVREASRRTLGLRHFDVQLMGGAALHLGNIAEMKTGEGKTLVATLPAYLNAIASRGVHIVTVNDFLASYQSELMGRVFRALGMTTGVILSGQTPEQRREQYAADITYGTNNEFGFDYLRDNMAWQAQDMVQRGHFYAIVDEVDSILIDEARTPLIISGPASGEANRWFAEFATLAKRLDEGEDFEVDEKKRTVGVLEPGIEKVEDYLGIDNLYESANTPLISFLNNAIKARALFKKDKDYVVLNGEVLIVDEHTGRILAGRRYNEGIHQAIEAKEGVQVKAENQTLATVTLQNYFRLYSKLSGMTGTAETEAAEFMSTYKLGVVPIPTNRKMQRIDNADLVYKNEQVKFAQVVEDIAERHAAGQPVLVGTTSVEKSEYLSRLLAKKGVRHEVLNAKNHAREAAIVAQAGRLGAVTVATNMAGRGTDIMLGGNAEFLAVAEMTAKGLNPSETPEEYEAAWDDVFAAVKAKVGEEAEKVQAAGGLYVLGTERHESRRIDNQLRGRSGRQGDPGESRFYLSLTDDLMRLFNSGAAEALMGRSTIPDDIAIESKVVSRAIRSAQSQVEARNAEIRKNVLKYDDVLNRQREAIYSDRRHILEGDDLHERTQTFLVDVIDEILEVHTGDGNGDDWDFDALWTELKTLYPVSLTIDEVVQEAGSRGRINKEFMRREILSDAKLAYQGREDQLGSLAMRELERRVVLSVIDRRWRDHLYEMDYLKDGIGLRAMAQRDPLVEYQREGFALFQQMMGQIREETVGFLFNLEVEVTQQQGEVAEVAAKGLAQPVAPAEKLSYSAPSDSGGVEVRNQRGQVQQAATAKARAEEARKALPEGQAEDTPTATGAFGQKTGGSEATPTNREERRAQSKRR; from the coding sequence GTGGCCTCTGTCCTCGAAAAGGTCCTTCGCGTCGGGGAGGGGCGGGTCATCCGCCGCCTCGAGAACTACGCAAAGGCCGTCAACGCCCTCGAAGAGGATTTCACGCACCTCAGCGACGAGGAGCTGAAGAGCGAGACTGGTGAACTGCGCGAGCGCTACTCGAACGGCGAATCCCTCGACGACCTGCTACCGGAGGCCTTCGCCGCCGTCCGCGAGGCCTCGCGCCGGACGCTGGGCCTGCGCCACTTCGACGTGCAACTCATGGGCGGCGCCGCCCTGCACCTGGGCAACATCGCCGAGATGAAGACCGGAGAGGGTAAGACCCTCGTCGCGACCCTTCCGGCCTACCTCAACGCGATCGCCAGCCGCGGTGTGCACATCGTCACGGTCAATGACTTCCTCGCCTCCTATCAGTCGGAGCTGATGGGCCGCGTCTTCCGTGCTCTCGGCATGACGACCGGCGTGATCCTCTCCGGTCAGACTCCGGAGCAGCGCCGCGAGCAGTACGCGGCCGACATCACCTACGGCACGAACAACGAGTTCGGCTTCGATTACCTCCGCGACAATATGGCGTGGCAGGCGCAGGACATGGTGCAGCGCGGCCACTTCTACGCCATCGTCGACGAGGTCGACTCGATCCTCATCGACGAGGCCCGCACGCCGCTGATCATCTCCGGTCCCGCTTCGGGCGAGGCCAACCGCTGGTTCGCCGAGTTCGCCACCCTCGCCAAGCGCCTCGACGAGGGCGAAGATTTCGAGGTCGACGAGAAGAAGCGCACCGTCGGCGTCCTCGAGCCAGGGATCGAAAAGGTCGAGGACTACCTCGGCATCGACAATCTCTACGAGTCGGCGAATACTCCGCTGATCTCCTTTCTCAACAACGCCATCAAGGCGCGCGCGCTGTTCAAGAAAGACAAGGACTACGTCGTGCTCAACGGCGAGGTGCTGATCGTCGATGAGCACACCGGGCGCATCCTCGCCGGCCGGCGCTACAACGAGGGCATCCATCAGGCGATCGAGGCGAAGGAGGGCGTGCAGGTCAAGGCCGAGAACCAGACTTTGGCGACCGTCACGCTGCAGAACTACTTCCGCCTCTACTCCAAGCTCTCCGGCATGACCGGAACGGCCGAGACCGAGGCCGCCGAGTTCATGTCGACCTACAAGCTCGGTGTGGTCCCGATCCCGACCAACCGCAAGATGCAGCGCATCGACAACGCCGACCTGGTCTACAAGAACGAGCAGGTCAAGTTCGCGCAGGTCGTGGAAGACATCGCGGAGCGTCACGCGGCCGGGCAGCCAGTGCTCGTCGGCACGACCAGCGTCGAGAAGAGCGAGTACCTCTCGCGCCTGCTCGCCAAGAAGGGCGTCCGCCACGAGGTGCTCAACGCCAAGAACCATGCGCGGGAGGCGGCCATCGTCGCGCAGGCCGGGCGCCTGGGCGCCGTCACCGTCGCCACCAACATGGCCGGTCGCGGCACCGACATCATGCTCGGCGGCAACGCGGAGTTCCTCGCGGTCGCCGAGATGACGGCCAAGGGCCTGAACCCGTCCGAGACCCCGGAGGAGTACGAGGCCGCCTGGGACGACGTCTTCGCCGCGGTCAAGGCGAAGGTCGGCGAGGAGGCCGAGAAGGTGCAGGCCGCCGGTGGCCTCTACGTGCTCGGCACCGAGCGCCACGAGTCGCGCCGCATCGACAACCAGTTGCGTGGACGCTCCGGTCGCCAGGGCGACCCGGGTGAGAGCCGTTTCTACCTCTCGCTCACCGACGACCTGATGCGCCTGTTCAACTCCGGCGCGGCCGAGGCGCTGATGGGTCGGAGCACGATCCCGGACGACATCGCGATCGAGTCGAAGGTCGTCTCGCGCGCCATCCGCAGCGCGCAGTCGCAGGTGGAGGCGCGCAACGCCGAGATCCGCAAGAACGTCCTCAAATATGACGACGTCCTCAATCGCCAGCGCGAAGCGATCTACTCGGACCGCAGGCACATCCTCGAGGGCGACGATCTGCACGAGCGCACCCAGACGTTCCTGGTCGACGTGATCGACGAGATCCTCGAGGTGCACACCGGAGACGGCAACGGCGACGATTGGGACTTCGACGCCCTCTGGACCGAGCTGAAGACGCTCTATCCGGTCAGCCTGACTATCGACGAGGTGGTGCAGGAGGCGGGTAGCCGTGGCCGCATCAACAAGGAGTTCATGCGCCGCGAGATCCTCTCGGACGCGAAGCTGGCCTATCAGGGTCGCGAGGATCAGCTGGGTTCGCTAGCCATGCGTGAGCTCGAGCGCCGCGTCGTCCTCTCGGTGATCGACCGCCGCTGGCGCGATCACCTCTACGAGATGGACTACCTCAAGGACGGCATCGGCCTGCGCGCGATGGCGCAGCGCGATCCGCTGGTCGAGTACCAGCGCGAGGGATTCGCCCTGTTCCAGCAGATGATGGGGCAGATCCGCGAGGAGACCGTCGGCTTCCTCTTCAACCTCGAGGTCGAGGTGACGCAGCAGCAGGGCGAGGTCGCCGAGGTCGCCGCCAAGGGCCTCGCGCAGCCGGTCGCTCCGGCCGAGAAGCTCAGCTACTCGGCTCCGAGCGACTCCGGCGGGGTCGAGGTCCGCAACCAGCGCGGTCAGGTGCAGCAGGCGGCGACCGCCAAGGCCCGGGCGGAGGAGGCCCGCAAGGCGCTCCCCGAGGGCCAGGCGGAGGACACCCCGACGGCGACCGGTGCGTTCGGCCAGAAGACGGGCGGCTCGGAGGCGACACCGACCAACCGTGAGGAGCGCCGAGCGCAGTCCAAGCGCCGCTGA
- the hpf gene encoding ribosome hibernation-promoting factor, HPF/YfiA family, which produces MDIDITGRNIDITDRFRAYATEKSDKVAHLADRALALEIKASRHAEGKGSAGGDRVELTLIGKGPVVRAEASGADKYAAFDVAIGRLLERVRRAKDRKKVHRGQHRPTSLRDAAADDFSVVAIQPADAAVLEQLSTGAGPVQEAPEPAQDEAEEPYCPVVIRKKVFASVSMSVDDAVDYMELVGHDFYLFIDSDTNRPSVVYRRKGWDYGVIGLGDEADELAEQAAG; this is translated from the coding sequence ATGGACATCGACATCACAGGACGCAACATCGACATCACCGATCGCTTCCGCGCGTACGCGACGGAGAAGTCGGACAAGGTGGCGCACCTCGCCGATCGTGCTCTCGCGCTCGAGATCAAGGCGAGCAGGCACGCCGAGGGCAAGGGCTCGGCCGGCGGCGACCGGGTGGAGCTCACGCTGATCGGCAAGGGGCCCGTGGTGCGGGCCGAGGCCAGCGGTGCCGACAAGTACGCGGCGTTCGACGTCGCCATCGGGCGGCTCCTGGAACGCGTGCGACGAGCCAAGGACCGCAAGAAGGTCCATCGCGGCCAGCATCGGCCGACCTCGCTCCGCGATGCGGCCGCCGACGACTTCAGCGTCGTCGCCATCCAGCCCGCCGACGCCGCGGTGCTGGAGCAGCTGAGCACGGGTGCCGGCCCCGTGCAGGAGGCGCCGGAGCCCGCGCAGGACGAGGCCGAGGAGCCGTACTGCCCCGTTGTGATTCGCAAGAAGGTCTTCGCCTCCGTCTCGATGAGCGTCGACGACGCCGTCGACTACATGGAGCTGGTCGGTCACGACTTCTACCTCTTCATCGACTCCGACACCAACCGCCCGAGCGTGGTCTATCGGCGCAAGGGCTGGGACTACGGCGTGATCGGCCTCGGCGACGAGGCCGACGAGCTAGCCGAGCAAGCCGCCGGCTGA
- a CDS encoding ComF family protein — MLTAHLLDALAVVLPLDCPACGAATSRAPCPGCCAEVAGAGCVRMRVIGPQEDPLLVAVGAPYAGTVRRLVVALKEEGRTAALAPLGALLRPALGAALAGSAAALVVPPGSWAARVRRGADPVALLVAAAGGRAVHPLRRSRVLRDQVGLGRVERHGNLDGAFLARRPLSSWPPVVLVDDVVTSGATLLELRRAVRAAGGTVRSAAALAGTASRAGDLPAESGGTPDDDQVTWVYGGGTA; from the coding sequence ATGCTCACCGCGCACCTCCTCGACGCCCTCGCCGTCGTCCTCCCGCTCGACTGCCCCGCCTGCGGAGCCGCCACCAGCCGGGCGCCCTGCCCGGGCTGCTGCGCCGAGGTCGCTGGCGCCGGGTGCGTGCGGATGCGCGTGATCGGGCCGCAGGAGGATCCGCTCCTGGTCGCCGTCGGCGCTCCTTACGCCGGGACGGTGCGCCGTCTCGTCGTCGCGCTCAAGGAGGAGGGACGCACCGCGGCCCTCGCTCCGCTCGGCGCCCTCCTGCGCCCGGCGCTCGGGGCGGCGCTCGCCGGAAGTGCCGCCGCGCTGGTCGTACCGCCCGGATCGTGGGCGGCTCGAGTGCGGCGCGGGGCCGACCCCGTCGCGCTGCTCGTCGCCGCGGCGGGTGGGCGCGCCGTGCATCCGCTGCGGCGGTCCCGGGTGCTCCGGGACCAGGTCGGTCTCGGTCGCGTCGAACGCCACGGCAACCTCGACGGCGCCTTCCTCGCCCGCCGGCCGCTCTCCTCCTGGCCGCCGGTCGTGCTCGTGGACGACGTGGTCACCTCCGGAGCGACCCTGCTCGAGCTGCGGCGCGCCGTTCGCGCGGCGGGTGGCACGGTCCGGTCGGCGGCCGCACTGGCCGGGACAGCATCACGGGCGGGTGACCTACCAGCAGAATCCGGAGGAACTCCCGATGACGATCAGGTGACCTGGGTCTACGGTGGGGGCACGGCGTGA
- a CDS encoding GerMN domain-containing protein encodes MKRGVLRAVAVAALLALGLAGCTGIPRDGAVGVGRPDTAPQDLQYDFLPSGPAVGASQRDILTGFIDAASSPQNNYKIAREFLSTGADWTPGEHVTVDEGQRSASPQSGSTLSLTITPVAEVDATGVYTDVAATAALSLDYGFVQENGQWRISAPPSGVVIDRTTFEQVFSTHALYFFDPSYRYLVPDLRWFASRADSSTSTTIVTELLRGPTPWLRDSAAVVSAFPTGTTLAAETVPVESQRAVIDLNSAALEADQTQWRLMALQLKRSLAKVSNVTAVALSVEQNPIEVPAEVTGLPTSPRVDTRPLVLTDEAFGFLGSSGLAGLGVSDRIEALRPQAAVLGGQRGADSDAAAAVLTSAGVSLIDSGGGDILLDARSGLVAPTIDPLGYVWSVPAASPGQLVAYSADGSRSLQVATAWSEIESLASITVSRDGTRMLALAQDGQQATVLVAGITRARDGDPIAVGEPVVLRSTLGTAVAAAWTDELDAVSVVRASTGEDAVTMNLIGGGATALGTTTGTVQIAAGNAATQIRILAESGELRQQRGSAWQTIATEIRLLAGQTGMGS; translated from the coding sequence GTGAAGCGCGGCGTTCTTCGCGCGGTCGCGGTGGCCGCGCTGCTGGCACTCGGGTTGGCCGGTTGCACGGGGATTCCGCGTGACGGTGCCGTGGGAGTGGGCCGGCCCGACACCGCCCCGCAGGATTTGCAGTACGACTTCCTCCCGTCGGGGCCCGCCGTCGGAGCGTCGCAGCGCGACATCCTCACCGGATTCATCGACGCCGCGTCAAGCCCGCAGAACAACTACAAGATCGCGCGCGAGTTCCTCTCCACTGGAGCCGACTGGACCCCGGGTGAGCATGTGACGGTCGACGAGGGCCAGCGCTCCGCCTCCCCGCAGTCGGGATCCACCCTCTCGCTGACCATCACTCCGGTCGCCGAGGTCGACGCGACCGGCGTGTACACCGACGTCGCCGCCACCGCTGCCCTCAGCCTGGACTATGGCTTCGTGCAGGAGAACGGGCAGTGGCGCATCAGCGCACCGCCGAGCGGTGTCGTCATCGACCGCACCACCTTCGAGCAGGTCTTCTCGACGCACGCCCTCTACTTCTTCGACCCGAGCTACCGGTACCTGGTGCCGGATCTGCGCTGGTTCGCCTCGCGCGCCGACAGCTCGACCAGCACCACGATCGTCACCGAACTCCTGCGCGGCCCGACGCCCTGGCTGCGCGACTCCGCCGCCGTTGTCTCGGCCTTCCCGACGGGGACGACTCTCGCGGCAGAGACGGTGCCGGTCGAGTCGCAGCGCGCGGTGATTGATCTGAATTCGGCCGCGCTTGAGGCCGATCAGACGCAGTGGCGGCTGATGGCGCTCCAGCTCAAGCGGAGCCTGGCGAAAGTCTCCAATGTCACCGCGGTCGCGCTCTCGGTCGAGCAGAATCCGATCGAGGTGCCCGCCGAGGTCACGGGGCTGCCGACCTCGCCCCGCGTCGACACCCGGCCGCTCGTGCTCACCGATGAAGCGTTCGGCTTCCTCGGCTCCTCCGGACTCGCCGGCCTCGGGGTTTCCGACCGGATCGAGGCGTTGCGGCCGCAGGCGGCGGTCCTGGGCGGGCAGCGCGGCGCCGACTCCGATGCGGCGGCCGCCGTCCTCACCTCCGCGGGCGTGAGCCTCATCGACTCGGGCGGGGGAGACATCCTGCTCGACGCCCGCTCGGGTCTCGTCGCGCCGACGATCGATCCGCTCGGCTACGTCTGGTCGGTGCCCGCCGCGTCGCCGGGGCAACTGGTGGCCTACTCCGCCGACGGCTCCCGATCTCTGCAGGTCGCGACGGCCTGGAGCGAGATCGAGTCGCTCGCCTCGATCACCGTGTCCCGGGACGGCACCCGGATGCTCGCGCTGGCGCAGGACGGCCAGCAGGCGACGGTCCTCGTGGCCGGGATCACCCGAGCGCGCGACGGTGATCCGATCGCGGTCGGCGAGCCGGTGGTCCTGCGCTCCACGCTCGGGACCGCGGTCGCCGCCGCCTGGACGGACGAGCTCGATGCCGTCTCGGTCGTGCGCGCCTCGACAGGGGAGGACGCCGTGACCATGAACCTGATCGGCGGAGGAGCGACCGCGCTCGGCACGACGACCGGTACCGTGCAGATCGCCGCGGGCAATGCCGCGACCCAGATCCGCATTCTGGCGGAGAGCGGCGAGCTGCGGCAGCAGCGCGGCTCAGCCTGGCAGACGATCGCGACCGAGATCCGCCTGCTCGCCGGGCAGACCGGCATGGGATCCTGA
- the mtrB gene encoding MtrAB system histidine kinase MtrB has product MPRFAASDVRRWPRRVLGVWRTSLQFRAVAITVLLSGIAIGSTGAYLSYSISDNLFQSRLIQVTGDTARATRAAQGYLDAATVSTRQNMEEVMSSVRTAVRDASSSALIAVVRAPDQEASSLAPQDIYNRELQNGVISDALRERVQVGSDGQYWQSVTLNASGQQRPGILVGSTLQLPGSAGRYELYIGYSLADAERTLQFVQQVLNVAGILLILLIGAVSWVVVRIVVAPVRVAAETSQRLAGGDFDVRIPERGQDVIATLARSFNGMADSLQDRISELATLSQVQQRFVSDVSHELRTPLTTMKLAGDVLYDQREGFAPVAERTVELLHSQIGRFESLLADLLEISRHDAGSAELELEPVNLVKLAGEEIDAMRGIAEANGSQLTLSAPGGYFDADLDPRRIRRIVRNLLGNAIEHGDGREIVVTVDSNASAVALAVRDYGHGMSSEEVVRVFDRFWRADPSRRRTLGGTGLGLSIAQEDTALHHGWLQVWSMPDRGACFRLTVPRHRGGRIEASPLPLPPVDAGEQAYSGPIVRPPVQAPVPAAGVLP; this is encoded by the coding sequence GTGCCCCGCTTCGCCGCTTCCGACGTGCGCCGCTGGCCCCGTCGCGTGCTCGGGGTGTGGCGAACCTCGCTGCAGTTCCGCGCCGTCGCCATCACCGTGCTCCTCAGCGGCATCGCGATCGGCTCCACCGGCGCCTATCTCTCGTACAGCATCAGCGACAACCTGTTCCAGTCGCGGCTAATCCAGGTGACGGGCGACACCGCGCGCGCGACCCGGGCGGCCCAGGGCTACCTCGACGCCGCCACCGTCTCCACCCGGCAGAACATGGAGGAGGTGATGAGTTCGGTGCGGACCGCCGTTCGCGATGCGTCCTCCTCCGCGCTGATCGCCGTCGTGCGCGCGCCCGACCAAGAAGCGTCCTCGCTCGCGCCGCAGGACATCTATAACCGCGAGTTGCAGAACGGCGTGATCAGCGACGCGCTGCGTGAACGGGTGCAAGTCGGCTCCGACGGTCAGTACTGGCAGTCGGTGACGCTCAACGCCTCCGGTCAGCAACGGCCGGGGATCCTGGTCGGCTCGACCCTCCAGCTGCCCGGCTCCGCCGGTCGCTACGAGCTGTACATCGGTTACTCCCTCGCGGACGCGGAGCGCACCCTGCAGTTCGTGCAGCAGGTGCTCAACGTGGCCGGGATCCTGCTCATCCTCCTGATCGGCGCGGTCAGTTGGGTGGTAGTGCGGATCGTCGTCGCACCGGTGCGCGTCGCAGCCGAGACGAGCCAGCGCCTCGCCGGCGGAGACTTCGACGTGCGGATCCCGGAGCGCGGCCAGGATGTGATCGCGACCCTCGCCCGCTCCTTCAACGGCATGGCCGACAGCCTCCAGGACCGGATCAGCGAACTGGCCACGCTGAGCCAGGTGCAGCAGCGCTTCGTCTCGGACGTCTCGCACGAGTTGCGCACTCCGCTGACGACAATGAAGCTCGCGGGCGATGTCCTCTACGACCAGCGCGAGGGCTTCGCGCCGGTTGCCGAGCGCACCGTCGAGTTGTTGCACAGCCAGATCGGCCGCTTCGAGAGCCTGCTGGCCGACCTGCTCGAGATCTCCCGGCACGACGCGGGCTCGGCCGAGCTGGAGCTCGAGCCGGTCAACCTGGTGAAGCTCGCGGGCGAGGAGATCGACGCGATGCGCGGGATCGCCGAGGCCAACGGCTCCCAGCTCACCCTCTCCGCTCCCGGCGGCTACTTCGATGCCGACCTCGACCCGCGCCGCATCCGCCGGATCGTTCGCAACCTGCTCGGCAACGCGATCGAGCACGGCGACGGCCGCGAGATCGTCGTCACTGTGGACAGTAACGCCAGCGCCGTCGCCCTGGCCGTCCGCGACTACGGCCACGGCATGAGCAGCGAGGAGGTGGTGCGCGTGTTCGACCGCTTCTGGCGCGCCGATCCGTCCCGCCGCCGCACCCTCGGCGGCACCGGGCTCGGTCTCTCGATCGCTCAGGAGGACACCGCGTTGCACCACGGCTGGTTGCAGGTCTGGTCGATGCCCGATCGAGGCGCCTGCTTCCGCCTCACCGTGCCCCGCCACCGCGGCGGACGGATCGAGGCCTCGCCGCTCCCGCTGCCCCCGGTCGATGCGGGCGAGCAGGCCTACAGCGGCCCGATCGTGCGCCCGCCGGTCCAGGCGCCGGTTCCCGCCGCGGGTGTGCTTCCGTGA
- the mtrA gene encoding MtrAB system response regulator MtrA: protein MSARILVVDDDAALAEMIGIVLRADGYDVSFCADGSGALEAFRRGRPNLVLLDLMLPGIDGIEVCRAIRAESGVPVIMLTAKSDTSDVVQGLESGADDYMVKPFDPKELVARIKTRLRPATAVANATLQVGDLSLDVAGHEVRRGETRIGLTPLEFDLLLALASKPQQVFTREMLLEQVWGYHYKADTRLVNVHVQRLRAKVEKDPDDPHIVMTVRGVGYRAGAVLPS from the coding sequence ATGAGCGCGCGCATTCTGGTGGTCGACGACGACGCCGCACTGGCCGAGATGATCGGCATCGTCCTGCGCGCGGACGGCTACGACGTCTCCTTCTGCGCCGACGGATCCGGCGCGCTCGAGGCCTTCCGTCGCGGCCGTCCCAACCTGGTGCTGCTCGACCTGATGCTCCCCGGTATCGACGGCATCGAGGTGTGCCGCGCGATCCGTGCCGAGTCCGGCGTCCCGGTCATCATGCTCACCGCCAAATCCGACACCTCCGATGTGGTGCAGGGCCTGGAGTCCGGCGCCGACGACTACATGGTCAAGCCGTTCGACCCCAAGGAGCTCGTCGCCCGCATCAAGACGCGCCTGCGCCCAGCCACCGCCGTCGCCAACGCGACACTGCAGGTCGGCGACCTGAGCCTGGACGTCGCCGGGCACGAGGTGCGACGCGGCGAGACGCGCATCGGCCTCACTCCGCTCGAGTTCGACCTCCTCCTCGCCCTCGCCTCGAAACCGCAGCAGGTCTTCACCCGCGAGATGCTGCTCGAGCAGGTCTGGGGCTACCACTACAAGGCCGACACCCGGCTGGTGAACGTGCATGTGCAGCGTCTGCGCGCGAAGGTCGAGAAGGATCCGGACGACCCGCACATCGTGATGACCGTCCGCGGAGTCGGCTACCGCGCCGGTGCCGTGCTCCCGAGCTGA